CCCCACCCGGTCGGCGAGCTGCGCGACCTTCGCCTCAGCGTCGGCCCATGCTTGTTCGGTGGTGTCCCGCACCAGCGTGGTGATCCGTAGCCCGAATTCCAGCGGGGCGTGCTCGCGCCCGAGGCTGTCACTGAGTTGCGTGAGCCGCTCGATCCGCTCGGCGACTCCGTCGAGCGGCTCACCCCAGAACAGCTGGACGTCGGCCTCAGTGGCGGCGACCTTCTCGGCGGCGGGCGAGGCGCCGCCGAAGTAGATCCGCGGGTGCTTTCGGTTTCCGTGGACGACCGGTCGGGGCAACACGGTGGAGTCGGCGACGCTGAAGTGCCGGCCCTGGTAGGTGACGTTCTCCTGGTTCCACAGCTTGCGCACGAGCTGGATGAACTCCTTGGTACGGGCGTAACGGTCGGCCTGGTCGCCGTCGCTGTCGCCGTATGCTGCCAGGTTGTCCTTGCCCGACACGATGTTGATCAGCACTCGTCCACCGCTGAGCTGGTCGAGCGTCGCTGCAGCGGAAGCGAAGTTCGCCGGGCGCCAGTAGCCGGGACGGATCGCGATCAGTGGTTGAAAGGTCGTGGTCCGGGCGGCCAAAGCGGTGGCGACCGTGAGGGTATCGGGCCGCCCCCAGCCGGTCCCGATGAGCGCGCCGCCCCACCCGTGGTCTTCAACCGCCTGCGCCTGCTTGGTGAGGGTGTCGAGGCTGTTGTGGTTGTCGACGATGTCGTCGCCGCGGTGCCCCGGCTCGACCTGGTTCGGGATGTACCAGAGGAACTCGACGCTCATCAGCGGATCTCCTTGCCCTGTCGACGGTCGCTGTGGGGCTTGTGTCGAAGGCCGTCACCGGCCTGCGCGCGCGGACGACGACCGGCGGTTCGGGGATTGGTCCGGCTGCGACAGCGCGCCGGACCAATCCCCGTGGTGCTGGCCGCCCGCCCGGGCGTCGACACCGCCCTAGCGGAACAGCAGTGATGCGTTGCGGACGGCGTGCGCGGCGACGTCACGGCCGAGTTCGACGCCGGCCTCGTCCGCGGTTCGGGTGTGAATCCCCGACCAGACGCGGGCGTCGACGTTCTCCAACGTGGGACGCCGCCAGTCGCGGTAGGTCCGGGTGGCGCCGGGTTGGCTGGGGCTGCCGATCGTGTACGGCTCCCGCGCTCGCGGCCCGATCAGGGCGGTGAGCACCTGCTCGGCGGCACCGGAGTAGGTGTTGTGTCCGCTCGGGTAGTCCGGGTGCGCGGGCGTCGTGTGCAGTGGCGTCCAGTCCGGGTCGGCGCCGGCCCGGATGGCGGTGACAGGTCGCCAGCGTAGATAGGCGTACTTGGCATCGGAGGTCGCGAGCTGGGTGTCGACGAGCGCCACGTGGAAGACGGCTACGAGGCTTGCCCGCCAGGCGACGGGCCGGGTGGACTGCGCGAGTGCGGCGCGGAGGATCCCCGTGTAGAGAGTCAGGGACGACCCGAGCCAGAAGGTGGCCGTGTCGGTCTGTTGCGGTGTACGTACCACGCTGTCGGCGGCACCGTACGCGCGGACCTCGGCAAGATCCGTGCGGTAACGCTCCGAGTCCAGCGCGGGCGGTGGAGCAGGCCGGTAGCGGTCGACCCGGTCGAGCAGGAACGGCGTGGCGAAGCGGTTTCCGGCCTGCTGGGCGGCTCCGAAGCTCGGTGGGGTGGGTTGCCAGATTCCGGGTGCCGGTTCGGGCGCTGGGTACGCCGGGTTGACCGAGGCGGGGTCGAGACCGTCACCGGCCCGCTGGGTGAGCAATGACCGCGCTTGCGCCTGGCCGGCGGCGATGCCTCGCTCCTCGGCGCGTCCGTCGGGGATCCGGCTCAACGTGGCCTGTAGGGCCGCGTCGAGGGTTGGGGCGGCCTCAGGTATCAGACTGCTCAGCGCGGTGTGGATCGCGGACGCGAGCGCGGCGTCCTGGTAGTGGTGTGCGGTGCCGATGGGCACGGTGCGTACGGCGCGGGCGGCGGCGAGCCAGCCGATCGCC
This DNA window, taken from Micromonospora sp. FIMYZ51, encodes the following:
- a CDS encoding LLM class flavin-dependent oxidoreductase produces the protein MSVEFLWYIPNQVEPGHRGDDIVDNHNSLDTLTKQAQAVEDHGWGGALIGTGWGRPDTLTVATALAARTTTFQPLIAIRPGYWRPANFASAAATLDQLSGGRVLINIVSGKDNLAAYGDSDGDQADRYARTKEFIQLVRKLWNQENVTYQGRHFSVADSTVLPRPVVHGNRKHPRIYFGGASPAAEKVAATEADVQLFWGEPLDGVAERIERLTQLSDSLGREHAPLEFGLRITTLVRDTTEQAWADAEAKVAQLADRVGNIHGSPRWRAAVGQQRLLALAARGEVLDGNLYTTPGRFGGGGAGSTWLVGSAEDVAASLRKYRGLGISHFVLSDTPYLPEIKRQGDQLLPLLRG
- a CDS encoding vanadium-dependent haloperoxidase, which translates into the protein MAGIAAAVLVTGLPAAAPAASATKKVDTVLEWYDVTAVAVATGTRPQVTNSRAWAIGWLAAARAVRTVPIGTAHHYQDAALASAIHTALSSLIPEAAPTLDAALQATLSRIPDGRAEERGIAAGQAQARSLLTQRAGDGLDPASVNPAYPAPEPAPGIWQPTPPSFGAAQQAGNRFATPFLLDRVDRYRPAPPPALDSERYRTDLAEVRAYGAADSVVRTPQQTDTATFWLGSSLTLYTGILRAALAQSTRPVAWRASLVAVFHVALVDTQLATSDAKYAYLRWRPVTAIRAGADPDWTPLHTTPAHPDYPSGHNTYSGAAEQVLTALIGPRAREPYTIGSPSQPGATRTYRDWRRPTLENVDARVWSGIHTRTADEAGVELGRDVAAHAVRNASLLFR